GTTCGCCGCTGCGGCGTTCATCCGAGCTTGTGCCAAGCCGATCGCGGCGGGCGTTACCATGGCCTGTCTCCTCGGTGCTGCCGCTCGGCCGTGCCGATCGACGCACGCGATCATACCGCCGGCGGTGAGCCGACTGCCGCAGGAACGAGCACGGGCCACGGGACCACGGAAAACGGCGTCGGCGCGGCTCATGTCGCGATCGTCGCGGCGCGGGCTCCCGGCTCAGACGGGCGCCTGCTTGCGTTCCGGGGCGTCGGCCGGGGCGACGTCGATGTCGATCACCGTGTCGCCGGAGGTCGAGGTGTCGAGCGGCAGCGTGTGCTCGAAGAACCGGCTGCCGTCGGCTTCGAGCAGCCCCATCACCATCGCCTTCATCGGGCCGCCGCCGACCCCCGGTGCCCGGCTCCCCTTGGTGTCGAACGTGCCGTCCTTGATGACGGCGATCCCCTGGGCGCCGCTGTTCTTCTTCTCGCCGTCGGGGGTGATCACGATCTCCCCACCGACCACCGGCTTGCCGCCGTAGGTGATCTTCCCCGAGACGCGGTGGCGGACTCGCGTGTCGCGCGGGCCGCCGCAGCCGGCGGTCGTGAGGAGGGCTCCCGCGCCGAGCCGGACGACGGCCCGGCGCGTGCGGAGCGGCGTGGCGGGCCGGGGGGGACGGGCGTCGTGGTCGGTCACGGCGAAACGTTCTCCGTGCCGTTGCGGCTGGCGAGGGGGAGGAGAACATTGTTGAGGTCGATGTCCTCGGTGAGGAACGTCACGCTGCCGTCGGCCATGGCGACGTTGCAGCCGCCGGGATGGTTGCTACCGATGCTCACGCTGTTGTAGTTACCCGGGGTGACGTACTTCACCGTCCGCATCCCGTTGGCCACGTTCTTGACCGCGGTCATGTCGTTGTTCCACATCGCGCCGCGGATCCAGGAGCGCAGCGACCCGCTACCCATGTCGCTCCACGCCATCTCCATCACCATGATCGTCTTGCTCGTGCCGTCGTGGATGTCGGTCAGTGCGACGCCGAACGGCTTGGAGGGATTGCTGCCGACGACGACCGGCGACAGCGGCATCACGCCGCCGGTGGCGATGAAGCCCTGCGTCGAGGGGAGCTGCGGGTAGGCGCGATTGATCGCCGGGTTGGTCCCGATCGGTCCGGCGTTGGCGACGTAGTGGGTCGTGTAGGCCCTGGCTCCACCGGTCACGGTGTCGATCGTGCTCCCGGAGAACTCGGCCCAGTCGTTGGCGAAGCTCGGGCAGTAGAACGACGGCACCTTGATCCGGGCGACGTTGCGGTTCTGGGCGAAGTTGGTCCCGGCATACGCGGGATTGAGCGGCTGGACCTCGGCGGCGGCTGTGGCTTCCTCGATGAACGGCAGGATCAGCGCCAGCCAGCTGACGCCGGTCTGGCCGCCGGGGGAGAAGTGGACCGGGAGTTGCTGCCGGGCACCGTGGTAGTTCTGGCAGCCGAGAGCGAGCTGCTTCATGTTGTTGACGCACGAACTGCGCCGTGCCGCTTCCCGTGCCGCCTGGACGGCCGGCAGGAGCAGGCCGACGAGCGTGCCGATGATCGCGATCACGACGAGCAGTTCGACGAGTGTGAACCCCTTCCGGGCGGTGCTTCCCGGTCGAGCGCGCATGGACCGGTCCCCTTGCCGAAGACGTAGAAGAAAACGATCGATCCCTCTCCCCGTGGAGGAATGTACCGCTCGGGGCCAGTCGATGCGAGACGTGGGCGCCGGCTTGAGCGGCGGCTGGGGATCGACCACACTCTTCGACCATGCAGAAACGCGCGTTCGGACAGACCGGCTGGCAGGTCACCGAGATCGGGTTCGGGGCCTGGGCGATCGGCGGCGGCCAGTGGGGCGGCGCCGACGAAGGCGAATCGATGGCCGCGCTCCATGCCGCCCTCGATGCGGGGATCAATTTTTTCGACACCGCCGACGTCTACGGCGATGGCCTCTCGGAGCGGCTCATCGCCCGTCTCCGCCGCGAGCGGCACGAGCCGTTCTTCGTCGCCACCAAGGCGGGCCGACGGCTCTCGCCCCATACCGCAGCGGGGTACGACGCCGCCCACCTGACGGCGTTCGTCGACCGCAGCCTCGTCAACCTCGCCGTCGACACGATCGACCTGCTCCAGCTCCACTGCCCCCCGACCGAGGTCTATTATCGCCCTGAGGTGTTCGGCGTCCTCGATCGCCTCGTCGCCGCCGGCAAGATCCGCTTCTACGGCGTCAGCGTCGAGAAGGTCGAGGAGGCTCTCAAGGCGATCGAGTATCCCGGCGTGCAGTCGGTGCAGATCATCGTCAATTGTTTCCGTCTCCGTCCCACCGAACTGTTCTTCGAGCAGGCGCTGCGGCGGCGCGTGGCGGTGATCGCGCGGGTGCCGCTGGCCAGCGGGATACTCACCGGCCGGCTCCGCCCCGACACCGCGTTTCCCGCCGACGACCACCGCCACTTCAACCGCGACGGGGCGGGGTTCGACCGTGGCGAGACCTTCTCGGGCGTCGACTACCGCACCGGCCTGGAGGCGGTCGAACGCCTCCGCGCGCTGGTGCCACCGGGGTGGACGATGTCGCAGTTCGCGCTGGCCTGGATCCTGTCATTCGCCGCCGTCACGACCGTGATCCCGGGTGGACGGCGAGCCGAGCAGGTCGTGGAGAATGCCGGCGCCGCGGCACTGCCGCGCCTCGACCCACGGACACGGGCGGCGGTCCAGGAGATCTACGACGACCTCATCCGGCCGCTGGTGCACCACGTGTGGTGACCGATCACGGCGTGGTGAACGGGTCGCGGCCGGAAAACGCTCAGAGGTTCATCCCGAGGTAGCCCCCCGCGGCATCGCAGGCGGCCTGCTCGCGGGCCAGGCGCTCGAGGGCCCGGCCGAGGTCACCGGCGGCGATGAACCGGTCGAACTCGACCTCGACGG
This region of Planctomycetota bacterium genomic DNA includes:
- a CDS encoding aldo/keto reductase codes for the protein MQKRAFGQTGWQVTEIGFGAWAIGGGQWGGADEGESMAALHAALDAGINFFDTADVYGDGLSERLIARLRRERHEPFFVATKAGRRLSPHTAAGYDAAHLTAFVDRSLVNLAVDTIDLLQLHCPPTEVYYRPEVFGVLDRLVAAGKIRFYGVSVEKVEEALKAIEYPGVQSVQIIVNCFRLRPTELFFEQALRRRVAVIARVPLASGILTGRLRPDTAFPADDHRHFNRDGAGFDRGETFSGVDYRTGLEAVERLRALVPPGWTMSQFALAWILSFAAVTTVIPGGRRAEQVVENAGAAALPRLDPRTRAAVQEIYDDLIRPLVHHVW
- a CDS encoding DUF1559 domain-containing protein — translated: MRARPGSTARKGFTLVELLVVIAIIGTLVGLLLPAVQAAREAARRSSCVNNMKQLALGCQNYHGARQQLPVHFSPGGQTGVSWLALILPFIEEATAAAEVQPLNPAYAGTNFAQNRNVARIKVPSFYCPSFANDWAEFSGSTIDTVTGGARAYTTHYVANAGPIGTNPAINRAYPQLPSTQGFIATGGVMPLSPVVVGSNPSKPFGVALTDIHDGTSKTIMVMEMAWSDMGSGSLRSWIRGAMWNNDMTAVKNVANGMRTVKYVTPGNYNSVSIGSNHPGGCNVAMADGSVTFLTEDIDLNNVLLPLASRNGTENVSP